One genomic segment of Ignavibacteriales bacterium includes these proteins:
- the queC gene encoding 7-cyano-7-deazaguanine synthase QueC: MSKSRAVVLVSGGMDSCVTAAIANLQYELAFLHVNYGQRTEQRELKAFHALAKHYGVQQRLIADLTHLKSIGGSSLTDRHMAVTEADPETLFHSKKNDIPTSYVPFRNANILSVAVSWAEVVGAEYVFIGAVEEDSSGYPDCRKEFYDAFNTVIDLGTKPETKISISTPVINLKKSEIVKRGIELHAPFELTWSCYTNEDRACGVCDSCALRLRAFQIAGIEDPIQYAQRPRYIS; encoded by the coding sequence ATGAGCAAGTCACGCGCGGTTGTGCTGGTGAGTGGAGGAATGGATAGCTGCGTCACTGCTGCTATCGCCAATCTTCAGTACGAATTAGCATTTTTGCATGTGAACTACGGTCAGCGGACAGAACAGCGTGAATTGAAGGCCTTTCATGCACTTGCCAAACATTACGGCGTTCAGCAGCGGCTCATTGCAGATTTGACGCATCTTAAATCCATCGGCGGCTCCAGTCTTACCGACAGGCACATGGCAGTGACAGAAGCCGATCCGGAAACACTTTTTCATTCTAAGAAAAACGATATTCCGACTTCGTATGTTCCATTTCGAAACGCCAACATTTTATCTGTTGCAGTAAGCTGGGCGGAAGTTGTCGGAGCAGAATATGTATTCATCGGCGCAGTGGAAGAAGATAGTTCCGGGTACCCCGATTGCCGAAAAGAATTTTACGATGCCTTCAATACAGTCATTGATTTAGGAACAAAACCAGAAACGAAGATTTCAATCAGTACTCCTGTCATCAATCTAAAAAAATCTGAAATCGTAAAGCGCGGGATAGAATTGCATGCGCCTTTTGAGTTGACATGGTCGTGCTATACAAACGAAGATCGCGCTTGCGGAGTTTGTGACAGTTGTGCACTACGTCTGCGGGCATTTCAAATTGCCGGAATTGAGGATCCAATTCAGTACGCACAACGACCTCGATATATTTCATAA
- a CDS encoding OsmC family protein translates to MVHQNITYIGELRCEAIHGPSSVHLITDAPIDNHGKGESFSPTDLVVTALATCVITTAGMIAERENVKLEGTKIYTEKHMSTDSPRRIVKIVLEFDMPKSIPLNFRPKLKATAASCPVKQSIHPDVAVDIHFRFPD, encoded by the coding sequence ATGGTTCACCAGAATATAACATATATCGGCGAGTTACGGTGCGAAGCCATCCATGGTCCGAGCAGCGTTCATCTTATCACCGATGCGCCGATAGACAACCATGGAAAAGGTGAAAGTTTCTCGCCTACAGATTTAGTCGTTACGGCGCTTGCCACTTGTGTTATCACAACGGCTGGGATGATTGCTGAACGTGAGAATGTGAAATTGGAAGGCACAAAGATTTATACCGAGAAGCACATGTCCACGGACTCACCCCGCAGGATCGTGAAGATAGTATTAGAGTTTGACATGCCGAAAAGTATTCCACTCAACTTTCGTCCAAAGTTGAAAGCAACTGCTGCTTCGTGCCCGGTAAAGCAGAGCATACACCCGGATGTGGCAGTGGATATTCATTTCCGGTTCCCTGATTAA
- a CDS encoding SH3 domain-containing protein: MNQPGTNRPIPVAHRNICPHCRLDIPDGARVCHHCHQFVSVRFNLANIITILVSVAAVAMSVYSLYMTATQAQVAKNIESRRFLIETLHNMQQVQDELQASREKSGGEEKLNEKELLLLNYYQVLSRTLAQYIKQEPSLFVKMRCTYEPSIRMRQSPSTKSQQLGTLYKDEEVFRLGNFRDSKGDMWYYVASADQQKIGWIYKYLEIVQ; this comes from the coding sequence ATGAATCAACCCGGTACAAATCGACCCATTCCAGTCGCCCATCGCAATATATGTCCGCACTGTAGACTGGATATCCCTGATGGTGCACGCGTATGCCATCACTGCCATCAATTCGTCAGTGTGAGATTCAATCTTGCGAATATTATTACTATTCTTGTTTCTGTCGCAGCAGTAGCAATGTCTGTTTATTCACTCTATATGACTGCGACGCAGGCGCAGGTAGCAAAGAATATTGAGAGTCGCCGCTTCCTCATCGAGACACTTCATAATATGCAGCAGGTACAGGATGAATTGCAGGCATCGCGTGAAAAATCCGGCGGTGAAGAAAAATTGAACGAGAAAGAATTATTACTGCTGAATTACTATCAAGTACTTTCTCGTACATTAGCACAGTATATCAAACAAGAACCGTCCCTGTTCGTGAAAATGCGCTGCACATACGAACCTTCCATCCGGATGAGGCAAAGTCCCTCGACAAAATCTCAGCAACTTGGGACATTATATAAAGACGAAGAAGTTTTTAGACTCGGAAATTTTCGGGACAGCAAGGGTGATATGTGGTACTATGTTGCTAGTGCCGACCAACAAAAGATCGGGTGGATTTATAAGTATCTGGAAATAGTGCAGTAA
- a CDS encoding transposase, with translation MKYLDEHFYHVFNRGSRSEEIFFSDANYEYFLRLIAMNASTHLVYIGAYCLMPNHYHLVLQQKENGSISKFIQSAMTSYVQAINKKYDTSGSLFQGKAKSKLIDSDENVLQVIRYVHLNPVSAKLVQAPEDWRFSDYREWIDDTFPTPSRDRKGTTLTSTSYRIGNLRNAYFANAEEYRQFVEEYRIEKQNCKLEKFLFEEE, from the coding sequence TTGAAATATCTTGATGAACATTTTTACCATGTATTCAATCGTGGATCACGTTCTGAAGAGATATTCTTTTCTGATGCAAACTATGAATACTTCCTGCGTTTGATTGCTATGAATGCCTCTACACACTTGGTTTACATTGGTGCATATTGTCTTATGCCGAATCATTATCATTTGGTATTACAACAGAAAGAAAACGGTTCCATTTCAAAATTTATTCAATCAGCTATGACCTCCTATGTTCAGGCAATAAATAAAAAATACGACACCAGCGGCAGCTTATTCCAAGGAAAAGCAAAATCAAAACTTATTGATTCAGATGAAAATGTTTTACAAGTGATTCGCTACGTTCATCTAAACCCGGTAAGTGCCAAACTTGTGCAAGCGCCGGAAGATTGGCGTTTTTCTGATTACCGCGAGTGGATAGACGATACCTTTCCGACCCCTTCAAGGGATCGGAAAGGTACAACTTTAACCTCTACCAGCTATCGGATTGGTAATTTGCGCAATGCATATTTTGCAAATGCAGAAGAATATCGGCAATTTGTCGAAGAATACCGGATTGAAAAACAAAACTGTAAACTTGAAAAATTTCTTTTTGAAGAAGAATGA
- a CDS encoding thioredoxin family protein, translating into MARLESLDIPLGTKMPKFILRDPNGVIQVSDYAFGKKGLLIVFTCNHCPYAKAVWPRTIRLGTYAQKNGVNVLAINPNINPDYPDDSPDEMRNKIKEWGIPFPYLIDNTQKTAREFKAQCTPDIYLFDAAQKLVYHGRLDDNWQDESKVTKEELKEAIENLVAGKPLRGEQYPSMGCSIKWMA; encoded by the coding sequence ATGGCACGGTTAGAATCACTTGATATACCGTTGGGCACAAAGATGCCAAAATTTATTTTAAGAGATCCAAATGGTGTTATTCAGGTAAGCGATTATGCGTTCGGGAAGAAAGGACTGCTCATTGTGTTCACCTGTAATCACTGTCCCTATGCGAAGGCAGTGTGGCCGCGAACTATTCGACTTGGTACGTATGCGCAGAAAAACGGCGTGAACGTCCTGGCAATTAATCCCAATATCAATCCGGACTATCCTGATGACTCACCGGACGAGATGCGGAATAAAATAAAGGAATGGGGAATTCCTTTCCCGTATCTGATCGACAACACACAAAAGACGGCGCGCGAATTCAAGGCGCAGTGCACGCCGGATATTTATTTGTTTGATGCCGCACAGAAGCTTGTCTATCACGGCCGCTTGGATGACAACTGGCAGGATGAATCGAAAGTGACGAAGGAAGAATTGAAGGAAGCGATTGAGAATCTTGTTGCTGGAAAACCGCTTAGGGGAGAACAATATCCGTCAATGGGTTGCTCGATTAAATGGATGGCATAG
- a CDS encoding AMP-binding protein, producing the protein MKRTPKLFQVPHIDSIQDMIIKSAGKYGDKLALEDLKDTPVPKVSYNTLLKHVFKFGTALRDLKLPERSHIAVISENRVQWCLTYLTSMCFNYVIVPIDAKLSTNEILNIIHESDTNVIVFSESFDSMLREKRHSLKHIKYFISMDLLTKKDGFLSMVELINNSRGCTVDALPKIDVRDMAVIIFTSGTLGRAKGVMLSQRNLAANLIAMVSMMMIYPEDRFLSVLPIHHTYECTCGFLCPMYSGASAHYARSLKTVVDDLQQVKATMLLGVPLLFDKMFKRVYHAIHEKRLTSMIVPPLIRLTDFAARFGWKSSKKLVFAEIHERFGGHIRAFIAGGAAPDPKVAEGLRALGFTFVQGYGLTETSPILTLNQLDNFKDDAAGLPLPGVELKIHSPNEDGIGEVWAKGANVMIGFYKNEKATRDVFEDSWFMTGDLGSIDEDGFLHICGRKKNVIISRSGKNVFPEEIEDTLQRSPYILECLVYGEDDPKLDEIISAQIVVDAEAFIELSEARRVPITPELINDVIADEVKRANAELTSFKQIKKFTIREVEFEKTTTQKIKRYLALPK; encoded by the coding sequence ATGAAACGCACACCAAAGCTGTTCCAAGTCCCTCATATCGATTCCATTCAGGATATGATAATCAAATCAGCAGGCAAGTATGGCGACAAACTTGCGCTCGAGGATTTGAAGGATACGCCCGTCCCAAAAGTCAGCTACAATACCTTATTGAAACACGTGTTCAAATTCGGAACAGCTCTGCGCGATCTCAAATTACCGGAACGAAGCCACATTGCTGTCATCTCAGAAAACCGTGTACAATGGTGCTTGACCTATCTTACGTCAATGTGCTTCAATTACGTTATCGTTCCCATCGATGCGAAGCTGAGCACAAACGAAATTCTCAACATCATCCACGAGTCAGATACGAATGTCATTGTCTTTTCTGAATCTTTCGATTCAATGCTGCGCGAGAAACGCCATTCGTTAAAACATATAAAATATTTTATAAGTATGGATTTGTTGACGAAGAAAGATGGCTTTCTTTCCATGGTCGAGCTCATCAATAACAGCCGCGGTTGTACGGTGGATGCATTGCCTAAGATAGACGTACGAGATATGGCGGTCATTATCTTTACTTCAGGAACGCTCGGCAGAGCGAAAGGTGTCATGCTCAGTCAGCGGAATCTTGCTGCAAATCTCATTGCCATGGTCAGTATGATGATGATCTATCCAGAAGACCGCTTCCTTTCTGTTCTCCCTATTCATCATACGTACGAGTGCACATGCGGATTTCTGTGTCCGATGTATTCCGGTGCTTCAGCACACTATGCCCGTTCACTCAAAACTGTGGTAGACGATCTTCAGCAAGTAAAAGCAACGATGCTTCTTGGCGTACCGCTTCTCTTCGATAAAATGTTCAAGCGCGTCTATCATGCCATTCATGAAAAACGCCTCACATCGATGATTGTACCGCCGCTAATCAGACTAACAGACTTTGCGGCACGTTTTGGGTGGAAGAGTTCCAAGAAACTTGTTTTCGCTGAAATCCACGAACGCTTCGGCGGGCACATTCGCGCATTTATTGCCGGCGGAGCCGCTCCTGATCCGAAGGTTGCAGAAGGGCTTCGCGCTCTCGGCTTTACATTTGTGCAGGGATATGGCTTAACAGAAACATCTCCCATACTCACATTGAACCAACTCGACAATTTCAAAGATGATGCGGCTGGACTTCCACTCCCCGGTGTTGAATTGAAAATTCATTCACCCAACGAAGACGGTATCGGCGAAGTATGGGCAAAAGGGGCTAACGTAATGATTGGTTTTTATAAAAATGAAAAAGCGACTCGTGATGTATTTGAGGACAGTTGGTTTATGACCGGTGACCTCGGCTCTATCGATGAGGACGGTTTCCTTCATATTTGCGGGCGGAAGAAGAATGTCATCATCTCACGAAGTGGAAAAAATGTTTTCCCGGAAGAAATTGAAGACACTCTCCAGCGCAGTCCCTACATTCTGGAGTGTCTTGTATACGGCGAAGATGATCCTAAATTAGATGAAATTATTTCAGCTCAAATTGTTGTAGATGCAGAAGCGTTCATAGAGTTATCGGAAGCCCGCAGAGTACCAATCACCCCGGAACTTATCAATGATGTAATCGCAGATGAAGTAAAAAGGGCAAACGCCGAGCTGACCAGTTTCAAGCAGATCAAAAAATTTACAATCCGTGAGGTGGAATTCGAGAAAACGACAACGCAGAAAATTAAACGCTACCTCGCCCTCCCGAAATAG
- a CDS encoding helix-turn-helix domain-containing protein has translation MKLTFSTFIYSIAIFQAFLMSLFFFMNKKGMRSSNRILGTLLGLYGFYLIFLLIVSTEQGLEIIKMYPAIWLLFELNYCFGPLLYFYTRSTIDGMFRFRVKDMVHFIPCLATAAIAGALFYNLIELKWFFFVDQKVVIFHLAIYICVSMFTARSRIKSPFSPVDDIRLAWLRFLFFAYIIILGTRIFVSLSVLWEWKELFLFTRFVHMTFIFVFFNTTALIALLKPELFSFIVRYEKSVLKDADREPYKRKLLNAMEKDKPYLEPACTLPALAKKLSIPVPYLSQIINETFNLNFPDFINRYRIEESKQYLSKLSESKMTILEIAYTVGFYSKSSFNAAFKRHVGTTPKEYKKQKAA, from the coding sequence ATGAAACTTACCTTCTCTACGTTTATCTACAGCATCGCGATATTTCAGGCATTTCTCATGTCTTTGTTTTTCTTCATGAATAAAAAAGGAATGCGGTCAAGCAACCGCATCCTTGGTACGTTGTTAGGTCTTTACGGATTCTATTTGATCTTTCTCCTGATCGTGAGCACCGAACAAGGGCTCGAAATTATTAAAATGTATCCCGCGATCTGGCTGCTCTTTGAATTGAATTATTGCTTTGGCCCGCTCCTCTATTTTTATACCCGATCCACCATTGACGGAATGTTCCGATTCCGGGTTAAAGATATGGTGCATTTTATCCCATGTCTTGCTACAGCGGCGATAGCGGGTGCACTCTTTTATAATCTTATCGAATTGAAATGGTTCTTTTTCGTAGATCAAAAAGTTGTCATTTTTCATCTTGCCATCTATATTTGTGTTTCAATGTTTACAGCTCGGTCAAGAATTAAATCCCCTTTCTCCCCGGTTGACGACATACGACTTGCATGGCTTCGGTTCCTGTTCTTCGCCTACATTATTATTCTGGGGACCAGAATTTTTGTTTCGCTCAGTGTTCTGTGGGAATGGAAAGAATTGTTCCTGTTCACCCGTTTTGTTCATATGACTTTTATTTTTGTTTTCTTCAATACAACGGCCTTGATTGCTCTTTTAAAACCGGAATTATTTTCCTTTATCGTTCGATATGAAAAATCGGTACTGAAGGATGCAGACAGGGAGCCCTACAAGCGCAAACTTCTTAACGCGATGGAGAAAGACAAACCGTATTTAGAACCTGCGTGTACGCTTCCAGCGCTGGCAAAAAAACTGTCGATTCCAGTTCCCTACCTCTCCCAGATTATCAATGAGACATTTAATCTGAATTTCCCGGATTTTATAAACCGGTACCGCATTGAAGAAAGTAAACAGTACTTGTCCAAGCTCTCTGAAAGTAAAATGACTATACTGGAAATTGCCTATACTGTTGGATTTTATTCAAAATCTTCGTTCAACGCTGCATTTAAACGGCATGTGGGTACGACTCCCAAAGAGTATAAAAAGCAGAAAGCTGCATAG
- a CDS encoding T9SS type A sorting domain-containing protein: MKEITVIRLTLLTLIANVLAVTALIGQSWQQCGSLPEAMAPSALAVNGKIYAVRGNNFYRGNLTEPSSMYEYDPSTNIWIKKGTMNTLRTLSSLIELNGKIYAIGGVTNNTYATSITMADVESYDIATGNWQTKSSIPKSLYVFGLVTVQGKIYVLGGSNKTMINGTRKDSTSNQLYEYSPESDTWTTKASMLKHRSWSDAVTVNNKIYAIGGNNGIPLSGENTIEEYDIASDSWTQRATFTNGFDGQCQAVVMNGKIYTLSSDVISTGAFTKALIGEYDPATGTWVEKTQMLSPIMDFSKVVCNNQLYMIGGHLVSGMTFSNKVIKYDPATNSQLSLPDISQWYNAVVETGGIIYAVGGVNNSGSYINRVIKYDTKNDATPVQKMQNKPESFLLEQNYPNPFNPTTRIVYRINKNARVTLTVCDLLGQKIATLIDEEKAAGEHSVNFDASRYCSGVYYYRLSCDGFYSARKMLIMK, translated from the coding sequence ATGAAAGAAATAACAGTAATCCGATTAACCCTGCTCACTCTTATCGCAAATGTTCTCGCGGTTACGGCATTGATTGGACAATCATGGCAGCAATGCGGTTCGTTGCCGGAAGCAATGGCGCCTTCAGCACTCGCGGTAAACGGGAAAATTTATGCAGTGAGAGGAAATAATTTTTACAGAGGGAACCTGACTGAACCTTCGTCGATGTACGAATATGACCCTTCAACTAATATCTGGATAAAGAAAGGAACAATGAACACTCTTCGGACCCTTTCGAGCTTGATAGAATTAAACGGGAAAATTTATGCGATCGGGGGCGTGACGAATAATACATACGCAACAAGTATTACGATGGCTGACGTTGAGTCGTATGACATTGCAACCGGCAATTGGCAGACAAAAAGCAGCATCCCAAAATCATTGTATGTCTTTGGACTCGTAACAGTGCAGGGTAAAATATATGTTCTGGGCGGCAGTAATAAAACAATGATAAACGGCACGCGCAAAGACAGTACAAGTAATCAGCTCTACGAATATTCTCCGGAGAGCGACACGTGGACAACCAAAGCAAGCATGCTGAAACACAGATCGTGGTCTGATGCGGTGACAGTGAATAATAAAATTTATGCGATCGGCGGGAATAACGGTATCCCGCTGTCGGGTGAGAACACTATTGAGGAATATGATATAGCATCAGACTCTTGGACACAGAGGGCAACGTTTACGAACGGCTTCGACGGTCAATGCCAGGCGGTGGTCATGAATGGAAAGATTTACACGTTATCATCGGATGTAATCTCAACAGGCGCATTTACGAAAGCGTTGATAGGGGAGTATGATCCGGCAACCGGTACATGGGTGGAAAAAACACAAATGCTGTCCCCGATAATGGATTTTAGTAAAGTAGTCTGCAACAACCAATTATATATGATAGGCGGCCATCTCGTTTCGGGAATGACGTTTTCGAATAAAGTCATTAAATACGACCCGGCAACAAATAGTCAGCTCTCCCTTCCTGACATATCTCAATGGTATAACGCAGTTGTCGAGACGGGCGGAATTATTTATGCCGTCGGAGGAGTCAATAACAGTGGCTCGTACATCAACAGAGTAATAAAGTATGATACCAAAAATGATGCGACCCCCGTTCAGAAGATGCAGAACAAACCAGAATCATTCCTATTAGAACAAAATTATCCTAATCCCTTTAATCCAACGACACGAATAGTGTACCGCATCAACAAAAATGCGCGTGTTACCTTAACAGTCTGTGATCTGCTTGGGCAGAAGATTGCTACCTTGATCGATGAAGAGAAAGCTGCCGGTGAACACTCTGTGAATTTCGACGCATCACGATATTGTTCGGGTGTCTATTATTATCGCTTATCATGCGATGGATTTTACTCGGCGAGAAAAATGCTTATCATGAAATAG
- the dinB gene encoding DNA polymerase IV — MTHKKYIAHLDLDCFFVSVERIKNPDLIGKPVIVGGSTAGRGVVASASYEARKFGIHSAMPTARAQRLCPDLIVVHGSHGEYGRISKKLFERMCELAPIVERASIDEMNMDFTGCENLYHNDLPGFMKTIQKLVSDEFKLPCTIGLASNKTIAKIAVNQVKPAGIIFVPHGTEAAYLAPLDIGVIPGVGKKTEEYLREKGFYKVSDVQQRTKKEILDILGKHGLWIYQVACGLGSDVIGEDWDAKSISREETFAKDIADKKELEKIIFALTEDVCQQLREHGWKTRTVTLKLRYSDFKTITHAESIEPTNDDTIVAHTARSLLHSAYTRNLPIRLIGVRLTNFDEEDQMELSLFPSEKKKQNILKVVDRIRKKFGDDVIHVGGG, encoded by the coding sequence ATGACGCACAAGAAATATATTGCCCACCTCGATCTCGATTGTTTCTTTGTCTCTGTCGAACGAATAAAGAATCCGGACCTCATCGGCAAACCGGTGATCGTCGGCGGCAGCACAGCCGGGCGAGGTGTCGTCGCATCAGCTTCGTACGAAGCGAGAAAGTTTGGCATTCATTCCGCCATGCCCACGGCACGAGCGCAGCGGCTTTGTCCCGACCTGATCGTTGTGCATGGAAGTCACGGCGAATATGGACGTATCTCCAAGAAACTTTTCGAACGGATGTGCGAGCTCGCACCTATTGTCGAGCGCGCCTCCATCGATGAAATGAATATGGATTTTACAGGATGTGAGAATCTCTACCATAACGATCTACCCGGTTTTATGAAGACAATTCAGAAACTTGTGTCTGATGAATTCAAGCTTCCCTGTACCATTGGACTTGCCTCCAACAAAACAATCGCAAAGATTGCAGTGAATCAGGTGAAACCCGCCGGTATTATTTTCGTTCCTCACGGAACAGAAGCCGCATATCTTGCACCTCTCGACATTGGCGTCATTCCCGGTGTCGGCAAGAAAACAGAAGAATATTTGCGGGAAAAAGGATTTTATAAAGTTTCCGATGTCCAACAAAGGACGAAGAAGGAAATCCTGGACATTCTTGGCAAGCATGGGTTATGGATATACCAAGTAGCATGCGGACTTGGTTCTGATGTGATCGGCGAAGATTGGGACGCGAAAAGCATCTCGCGCGAAGAGACATTCGCCAAAGACATTGCCGACAAAAAAGAACTAGAGAAAATTATTTTTGCATTGACAGAAGATGTATGTCAACAGCTCCGCGAACATGGATGGAAAACACGTACAGTAACTTTAAAGCTTCGATATTCTGATTTTAAGACTATCACACATGCAGAAAGCATAGAACCAACGAATGACGACACGATTGTAGCGCATACTGCACGCTCGCTTCTTCATTCCGCTTATACACGCAATCTCCCGATCCGGCTGATTGGAGTACGACTTACTAATTTCGACGAGGAAGACCAGATGGAATTATCCCTCTTCCCTTCTGAAAAAAAGAAGCAAAATATTCTCAAAGTTGTCGATAGAATCCGTAAAAAATTTGGAGATGATGTGATTCATGTAGGTGGAGGATAA
- a CDS encoding transposase, with product MAQRSVKFTQGEYYHIYNRGCGRDNIFRESENYSYLLRLFQKKLPQFQVTSIAYCLMPNHYHFILRQDSEISIGYFIQSIFNSYSKAFNKRYKRSGTLFEGPFQAKHINKQEYLIHLCRYIHRNPVDAGLVKSPEEWPFSDYCNWIGVKENTYIDKDFIENIFYSAKEYETFVKEFVPSKVKGGLNSYLFD from the coding sequence ATGGCACAAAGATCAGTAAAGTTCACTCAAGGAGAGTACTATCACATCTACAATCGAGGATGCGGACGAGATAACATCTTCCGAGAATCAGAGAATTATTCTTATCTGCTTCGACTTTTTCAAAAGAAACTGCCGCAGTTCCAAGTAACGTCTATAGCATATTGTTTAATGCCTAATCACTATCATTTCATCCTTCGACAAGATAGCGAAATCTCAATTGGTTACTTCATCCAGAGCATTTTCAATAGTTACAGTAAAGCTTTCAACAAGCGGTATAAAAGAAGTGGGACACTTTTTGAAGGTCCTTTTCAGGCCAAACATATCAATAAGCAAGAGTATTTGATTCATCTTTGTAGATACATCCATCGAAATCCTGTCGATGCTGGACTTGTCAAGTCTCCTGAAGAATGGCCGTTCTCTGATTATTGCAATTGGATAGGAGTGAAAGAGAACACATATATAGATAAGGATTTTATTGAGAACATCTTTTATTCTGCAAAGGAATACGAAACTTTCGTTAAAGAATTCGTACCATCTAAGGTCAAAGGTGGATTAAATTCTTACCTTTTTGATTGA